The Streptomyces sp. NBC_00576 genome contains the following window.
TCGCCGCCCGCGCCCGCGACGCGGAAGGCCGCGGCGAGGAAGGTGCGGGCGTAGCCTTCGAGCCCGTCGGAGCGCACGCCCGAGTACGAGGGGGCGCCGGGCAGGTCGAGCAGGGCGCCGCCGGGGGTGCTCCAGCGCCACGCGGCAGCCAGCAGCCCGTCCGCCACGGCCTCCCAGTGGGCGCGGGTGTATCCGGTGTGGGGGCTCAACTCGCGGTCCTCGGACGGGAGTTCCAACGGGATGCCGCTGCTGCTGATACGGGTCGTGCTGCTCATGCGAGGAAGGCCAGCCTTTCGCGTCGTACGGGATGGCGGAATCCCGCGCCGGATGCCCAGTGTTCCGTCTCGGCGACGGCAAGGTCGGCCAGGCGACGCCACTCGTTGCCCTGGGAACCGGCGAGGTGGGGGGTGAGGAGCGCGTCGGGGCAGTCCCACAACGGGTGCCCGGTCGGCAGGACTTCGGGGTCGGTGACATCGAGGACGGCGCGGATGCGGCGCTCCCGGACGGCGTCGGTGAGGGCGTCCTGGTCGACGACGCCTCCCCGGGCGGTGTTGATGAACACGGCGCCGGGACGCATGGCGTCGAGCATGGCGCGGCTCACCAGGCCCCGGGTGGTGGGCAGCAGCGGGGTGTGCAGGCTGACGGTGTCGGAGCGGGCGAAGAGGACGTCCAACTCGACTTGCTCCACGCCGAGTTCTGCCACCTCAGCATCGGTGACGTAGGGGTCGTACAGCAGGATGTCGAAGTCATGGGGGCGCAGCAGTTCGATGACGCGGCGGCCGATCAGGGAGGCGGAGACGATGCCCACGGTCCGGCGGTAGTTACCGATCGTGTGGGAGGTGCGCAGCCAGTTGTCGCGGGTGTGGGTGGTGGCGTAGGCATGGGCCCGTTCCAGGACCTGTTTGCCGGTGAGCAGGATCATGGCGAGGGTGTACTCGGCGACCGGCAGGGCGTTCGCGGCGGCGGCCGACGACACCTCGATGCCGCGCTCCCAGCAGGCGTCGGTGACATGCGGGCGGACGCTGCCCGCCGTGTGCACGATCGCCCGCAGCCGGGGCGCCGCCGCGAGGGCGTCGGCGTCCAGTACGGGGCAGCCCCAGCCGGTGACGAGGAGGTCGACGTCGGCGAGGATCTCGCGGGCGCGCTCGGTGCCGAAGTCGTCGAGGACCGGGAGCGGGGCGAGGTCGCAGACGGCGGCGAGGGCGGTCAGCGAGGCGGGGTCGAGGACGGCGGCTGCGGCGTCCGGGGACATGGCGAGGGCGGCACGGGGACGAAAGCCGGGGCCCGGCGAGGACACGGTCATACGGGGTCGGTTACTCCTTGGTGGTCGGGAACTCCGGTGCGACGACCGCTGCTCGGCCAATGATTACTGACTACTTGACGGAACCCGTCGTAAGACCGCTGCGCCAGAAGCGTTGCAGCAGGGCGAAGGCGAGGATGAGGGGGATGACGGCGAGCAGCGATCCCATGATCACCACGGGGTAGTCCGCTCCTGCGCTGCAGGCGCTCACGGCACCTGTCAGCGGCAGTGCGGCCATCGCGGCGAGCACGGACCGACGGCTTCGTCGACGGTGGTTCTGTCGACCAGGCATGGGGTGCCTCCCGCGGCTCCGGTGTGTCCTGGGGGGGGGACACGTTCCTGTTCGAGATACGGGAATCCTGATCGGCTCGCCGGAAACGGTCAATAGATCGATCAAAAGAAAATAAAGCGGTCAAACGCTCATTCCGCGTGGTGCGCTGACGTCTCGGAGGTCAGCGCCCGGGTCGACCCGCGCACCTTCAGCTCCGGCAGCAGCTCGATCCGCCGCGCCGGCCCCGCCGCGCCGCCGCGCGGGTCCCGCAGCCGATGCAGGAGCAGTTCGGCGGCGGCCCGGCCGACCTCACCCTTGGGCGGGGACACCGCGGTGAGGGGGGTACCGCCGAGGGCGGCCACGACGTCGTCGTACGCCACGACCGAGCAGTCCTCCGGCACCCGGACCCCGTGCGCGGCCAGGTCCTGGACCAGCATCAGCGCGTCCACGTCACCGTGCAGGACGCACGCCGTGGCGTCCAGTTCGCGCAGGACGCCGGGCAGGTCGACGGCCGGGCGGTCCGCGCCGGCCGTACGGTCGGGGCCGGCCTCGGGGGAACTGAGCGTGAGCGTCCAGGCGTCGAGCTCCGGATGGGCTCCGGCGATCTCGGTGAGGGCGGCGCGCAGGGCCCGTGCGGTCGGGCTGTCGTCGCGAGCGGCGAAGACGATCCTGCGGTGACCGAGGGCGACCAGGTGTTCGACGGCGAGATGGGCGCCGTACCAGTGGTCGGAACAGACGGAGTCCAGGGCATGCAGCGCGCTGCCCGCACGTGGCCTGCGTTCCATCAGGACCGTCGGTACGCCCAGCCCGCACAGCCACTTCGCGTCGGCCTCCTCGGCGGCGAGGGTGCGCCAGCGGGGGGCGATCAGCACGCCCCGGGCACCGTCCGCCAACGCCCGCTCCACCAGGGGCTGTTCGGCGCCGGCGACTTGCGGGGCGATGTGCAGGGCGATGCGCAGCCCTGCCTCCTCCAGGACGGGACGGGCGCCGTGCAGGGTCTCGTAGAGGTAGGAGTGGCGGGCGGGGACGACCAGGACGACGGTGTCGCCATCCTCTGGCGCGGTGACGGACTCGGACGGGGCGTCCGGCACCGGGAGGGTGGAGCGGGCGACGCCATGGCCGCGCCGGAGCCTGCCCTCACGGGCGAGTTCCTCCACATCCCGGCGGACGGTGACCACCGAGACCTCCAGTTCGGCGGCGAGGTCGGTCACCCTGGCCGCGCCGCGCGCCTGCACGGCGGCCAGGATCCGCTGCCGCCTCAGTTCGACCGGCTCGCGCATACCGTTCGCTCCCTCACGTTCGAAATGTTCGTTTGAACGCTTCGCCGCGAAGCATAGCGATCGGCAGGTCAAACAGCGGCATCACTACCGGAACAAGGGATTCCGACCGAATCCCATCCCTTATCGACCGATCTTGACCATCGGTCAAACAAAATTCATTGAGTACTCGCGGTAACTGCTTGCTTTACCCACACTTGAGGCGAGAAGTTCATCTCTCAACATGTTGTATCTCGGGGGGAATTGGCATATGCAAGGAACAATTGACGGATTCAGTTATGGGTTCGTCACCCCTGTCGCCGCCTACATCATGGCCTGCCTGGGAAGCGCCCTGGGGTTGCGCTGCGTGGTCCGAACGCTGCTCGACCAGAACTCGTGGAAACCGGGTTGGCTGGCACTGGGGGCAGCGGCCATCGGGTGCGGAATCTGGACCATGCACTTCATCGCGATGATCGGGTTCCAGGTAGAGGAAACCGCGGTCCGCTACGACACCGGGCTGACGGTCGCCAGCCTCGCGGTGGCGATCGTGGTCGTCGGTATCGGTGTGTTCGTAGTCGGGTATCGCGGCGCCACGCCTGCGGCGCTTGCCATCGCGGGCATCGTGACCGGCCTCGGTGTCGCCGCGATGCACTACCTCGGTATGGCGGCGCTCCATCTGAACGGCTCGATCCACTACGACGGCGTGACCGTGGCGCTCTCCGTGGTGATCGCCATCGTCGCCGCGACCGCCGCTCTGTGGGCGGTCGTCTCCATCCGGGGGTTCCTGACCAGCCTCGGGGCCAGCCTGGTCATGGGTGTGGCCGTCACCGGTATGCACTACACGGGCATGGCCGCCGTCAGCGTGCACGTGCACGACCCGGGCAACACCATCTGGTCCGGCGACTCACCGACCTCGCTGCTGCTGCCGATGCTGATCGGCCCCATCATCTTCCTGCTGCTGGCCGCGGTCGTGGTGATGTTCGACCCGCTGCTCGTGCTGGGCGACGGGGAGTGGGGCGCAAAGAGTTCCCGGCAGCAACCCGCGCGCCAACTGCCGCAGATACCGAAGCAGTCGGCGACGCAGAACGGGGGACAACCCTCCCCTCGTTGGCAGCGGACGCCGACTCCGACCCGGACGGATCTTCGACTGTAGGACATTGCTACGGTGCCCCGATGGTTGACTCTTCACGGGCCCACTCCTCCCGCGACACCCCCGAGGGCGCCGGCTGGGGCCTCGAAAGCCCGGGCACCTACCGGGAGTTGATGCCGCGTCGGGTCGAGAAGCTCTCGTGGGTCAACCCCCGGACGCTGTGGCCCGCCCGCAACGGCGTGCTGGCCTCCTGGTTCGGGGACCCGACGGGCCGGACCCGAAGCCGGCTGGCGGCACAACGGACGGCCGCGGGCGGGCCCGCGGACAAGGTGATCCGGCGAGACGACCCGGACCGCTTCTCCTTCATGGTCATCGGCGACACGGGCGAGGGCGACGCACCCCAGTACGCCGTCGTCCCGGGCTTTCTGAAGGCCGGTCAGGACACGGCGTTCACCGTGCTCGCCAGTGACGTGATCTACCCGGTCGGGGCGACCGACGACTACGGCACCAAGTTCTTCCGCCCCTACCAGGACTACCAGGCGCCCATCTACGCGATACCGGGCAACCACGACTGGTACGAGGACCTCAACGGGTTCATGCGCGTGTTCTGCGACGCCCCACCCCTGCCCGCGGATCCCGCGCCCCGCCCCCTCACCCGGGCCTGGCTGCGCTCGCTCCTGTGGCACAGGCCGAGCGCCGTCGACGAGCAACGCCTCGCCGAGGCACGCGAGTTGCGCTCGGCGCCCGCACAACAGGCCCTCCAGCCCGGCCCGTACTGGGCGATCGACGCCGGACCCGTGCGCGTCATAGGCATCGACACCGGTCTCCTGGGCACGCTGGACGCCGAACAGGGCCGCTGGCTGAGGGAGATGTCCGAGGGACCGGTCCCGAAAATCCTTGTCACCGGATCACCTCTGTACGTGGACGGCGAGCACCACCCCTGCCCCATCGAGGGCGGCGGCACGGTCGACGACCTCGTCCGCGATCCGGAGCGCAACTTCGTGGCCGCGATCGGCGGCGACATCCACAACTACCAGCGCTATCCAGTGAGCGTGCACGGCCGCACCGTTCAGTACGTGGTCTCGGGCGGCGGCGGTGCGTTCATGCACGCCACCCACACCATCAAGCGCGTCTCGGTCGCCGATGTCACCGAGGACGACTTCCGCTGCTATCCGCTGCGCGGCGACTCGCTGGCCTTCTACAGCAGGGTCTACGGCCGCCGGCTGCATCTGCGCCGCTTCTTCACCCTCTCCGAGGCCGAGGCGACGGCCGTGATCGCCGAGCGCCTGGGCATCCGGCCGGCGCGCGCACCCGGGGAGCCCGTCCGGCTGACCTGGCGCATCCGGCTGGTCGCCGGTCTGCTGGGCACGGCGCGCCGTCCCGACCGCACGCGGCGTTTCCGGCTCCCGGTCCGGAAGGCGTACACGCAGCTGTTCTCGCCCGGTTCGGCGACGTACAGCCCGCCGTTCTTCAAGAGCTTCCTGCGCCTCGACGTGTCCCCGGAGGCCATCCGGCTGCGCTGTTTCTCGGCGACCGGCAAGCTCAGGCAGGAACTGGATCCGCCGGTCGAGGACGAGGTGGTGATCCCGTTGACCCGGTCGCCTGGCACAATCGGCGAAGCGTGAACGTCCGTACGACGATCGTTGGAGGAGCCCGTGCCGTCTCCCTCACAGCCGCTGCGCAAGCTGGGCTTTCTCACCATCGGGCTGTTCGACGGCGACGATCCGCGGGCGGGACACGAGTCGACGCTGGAGATCATCGAGCTGGGTGAGCGGCTGGGCTTCGACAGCGCGTGGCTGCGCCACCGCCATCTCCAGTACGGGATCTCCTCCCCCGTGGCCGTCCTCGCGGCGGCCTCGCAGCGCACTCGCCGTATCGAACTGGGCACCGCGGTCATCCCGCTCGGCTGGGAGAACCCGCTGCGTCTGGCGGAGGACCTGGCAACCGTCGACATCCTGTCCGGGGGCCGGCTCAACCCGGGTCTGAGTGTGGGCCCGCCGATGCACTACAACCAGATCAAGGACGCCCTGTACCCCGACACGGCGGACGCCGAGGACTTCAGCTACCAGCGGGTCGATCGGCTGCTGGACCACGTACGGGGGAAGGCGGCCAGCGACTTCAGCGGGGTCGAGGGGTTCGAAGTGTTCTCGGACCGGGTGCAGCCCCATTCCCCTGGGCTCGGAAACCGACTCTGGTACGGCGGCGGGAGTCTGCGGTCGGCGCAGTGGGCCGGTGCGCACGGCATGAACTTCCTGACCAGCAGTGTCGTCAAGGCCGAGGGCGATGAGGAGTCGCCGGACTTCGCCGCGATCCAGCTGGCGGGCGTCCGGGCCTTCAGGGCCCACCACCCGGACGGCGACCGGGCCCGGGTCTCCCAGGGTCTCGTCGTCATCCCCACCGACAGCGCCTCGCCCGAGCAGCGCGCGAAATACGAGGAGTACGCAGCCAAGCGGCTGCCGCGGACCGCGACCCCGCAGGGTCCGGCGCGGCTGATGTTCGCGCCGGACCTCGTCGGCACATCAGCCGAGATCGCCGAACGCCTGTACGCGCACGTCGCGTTCCAGGAGATCGACGAGGTGGCCTTCGCGCTGCCCTTCACCTTCGACCACGAGGACTACGTCCAGATCCTCACGGACATCGCGACCCGGCTCGGTCCCGCGCTGGGCTGGCAGCCGGCCACCGCCTGACCCACCCTCACCATCGCCCGGGTTCGGTGCCGATGACGGGCTCCGACGGCCTGCCGTCCACGCCGGCCGGGATGTCGCCGGTCAGCATCACGCGGTGCATGACCCGGGGGTGGCCGAGGTGGGCGTTGTCGCTGGGGGCGAGGTGGATGGTGGCCCGGTTGTCCCAGAAGGCGACACTTCCGGGCTCCCAGCGGAAACGGACCGTGTACTCGGGCCTGGTCGCCTGTTCGAGGAGCATCTCCAGAAGCAGCCGGCTCTCCGCCCGGGAGACGTCCACGATCTGCTCCAGGTAGTAGCCGTTGACGAACAGCACCCGCTCCCCCGTCTCCGGGTGGACCCGCACCAGCGGGTGCACGGAGGCGATCTGATGGTCCAGCAGATGCCGGAGGTACGCGTCGTCGCCGGGCCGCGCCTGGTAGCCGACGCCGAGCCGGTGCTCGGCCCTGAGACCGTCCACGAACTCCCGTACGGGCGCGGAGAGTCCGGCGTACGCGGCGGCCAGGTTCGACCAGGTCGTGTCGCCGCCGTACGGCGGTACGGTCTCGGCGCGCAGGATGGTGGCAGCGGGCGGGTCGATGCGGGCGCCGTGGTCGCAGTGCCAGCCGCGCAGCAGCGAGTGGCGGCGCCGCTCCAGCCACTCGGCGTGTTCCATGCCGTAGCGTCCGCCCAGCTCCAGCCGGTCGGCGGTCGTCTCGATCTCAGGGAACTCGGGGGGAGAGGCGCCGCCGCGCCGTCCGAGGACGACGAGCTCGCCGAACCGGCGCGCGAAGGCGATGTGTCCGGCGTGGTCCAGCCGCTGCCCGCGGAAGAACACCACCTTCCAGCGCAGGACGGCCGCCCTGATCGCGGCGACCGCGGTGT
Protein-coding sequences here:
- a CDS encoding hydroxyacid dehydrogenase, with translation MTVSSPGPGFRPRAALAMSPDAAAAVLDPASLTALAAVCDLAPLPVLDDFGTERAREILADVDLLVTGWGCPVLDADALAAAPRLRAIVHTAGSVRPHVTDACWERGIEVSSAAAANALPVAEYTLAMILLTGKQVLERAHAYATTHTRDNWLRTSHTIGNYRRTVGIVSASLIGRRVIELLRPHDFDILLYDPYVTDAEVAELGVEQVELDVLFARSDTVSLHTPLLPTTRGLVSRAMLDAMRPGAVFINTARGGVVDQDALTDAVRERRIRAVLDVTDPEVLPTGHPLWDCPDALLTPHLAGSQGNEWRRLADLAVAETEHWASGAGFRHPVRRERLAFLA
- a CDS encoding substrate-binding domain-containing protein, which translates into the protein MREPVELRRQRILAAVQARGAARVTDLAAELEVSVVTVRRDVEELAREGRLRRGHGVARSTLPVPDAPSESVTAPEDGDTVVLVVPARHSYLYETLHGARPVLEEAGLRIALHIAPQVAGAEQPLVERALADGARGVLIAPRWRTLAAEEADAKWLCGLGVPTVLMERRPRAGSALHALDSVCSDHWYGAHLAVEHLVALGHRRIVFAARDDSPTARALRAALTEIAGAHPELDAWTLTLSSPEAGPDRTAGADRPAVDLPGVLRELDATACVLHGDVDALMLVQDLAAHGVRVPEDCSVVAYDDVVAALGGTPLTAVSPPKGEVGRAAAELLLHRLRDPRGGAAGPARRIELLPELKVRGSTRALTSETSAHHAE
- a CDS encoding MHYT domain-containing protein, with amino-acid sequence MQGTIDGFSYGFVTPVAAYIMACLGSALGLRCVVRTLLDQNSWKPGWLALGAAAIGCGIWTMHFIAMIGFQVEETAVRYDTGLTVASLAVAIVVVGIGVFVVGYRGATPAALAIAGIVTGLGVAAMHYLGMAALHLNGSIHYDGVTVALSVVIAIVAATAALWAVVSIRGFLTSLGASLVMGVAVTGMHYTGMAAVSVHVHDPGNTIWSGDSPTSLLLPMLIGPIIFLLLAAVVVMFDPLLVLGDGEWGAKSSRQQPARQLPQIPKQSATQNGGQPSPRWQRTPTPTRTDLRL
- a CDS encoding metallophosphoesterase family protein; its protein translation is MVDSSRAHSSRDTPEGAGWGLESPGTYRELMPRRVEKLSWVNPRTLWPARNGVLASWFGDPTGRTRSRLAAQRTAAGGPADKVIRRDDPDRFSFMVIGDTGEGDAPQYAVVPGFLKAGQDTAFTVLASDVIYPVGATDDYGTKFFRPYQDYQAPIYAIPGNHDWYEDLNGFMRVFCDAPPLPADPAPRPLTRAWLRSLLWHRPSAVDEQRLAEARELRSAPAQQALQPGPYWAIDAGPVRVIGIDTGLLGTLDAEQGRWLREMSEGPVPKILVTGSPLYVDGEHHPCPIEGGGTVDDLVRDPERNFVAAIGGDIHNYQRYPVSVHGRTVQYVVSGGGGAFMHATHTIKRVSVADVTEDDFRCYPLRGDSLAFYSRVYGRRLHLRRFFTLSEAEATAVIAERLGIRPARAPGEPVRLTWRIRLVAGLLGTARRPDRTRRFRLPVRKAYTQLFSPGSATYSPPFFKSFLRLDVSPEAIRLRCFSATGKLRQELDPPVEDEVVIPLTRSPGTIGEA
- a CDS encoding LLM class flavin-dependent oxidoreductase encodes the protein MPSPSQPLRKLGFLTIGLFDGDDPRAGHESTLEIIELGERLGFDSAWLRHRHLQYGISSPVAVLAAASQRTRRIELGTAVIPLGWENPLRLAEDLATVDILSGGRLNPGLSVGPPMHYNQIKDALYPDTADAEDFSYQRVDRLLDHVRGKAASDFSGVEGFEVFSDRVQPHSPGLGNRLWYGGGSLRSAQWAGAHGMNFLTSSVVKAEGDEESPDFAAIQLAGVRAFRAHHPDGDRARVSQGLVVIPTDSASPEQRAKYEEYAAKRLPRTATPQGPARLMFAPDLVGTSAEIAERLYAHVAFQEIDEVAFALPFTFDHEDYVQILTDIATRLGPALGWQPATA
- a CDS encoding TauD/TfdA dioxygenase family protein, giving the protein MRTDHATNGEVPPPEQELASTNAAGVEVRPVAGHIGAEISGVDLTEPLDDTAVAAIRAAVLRWKVVFFRGQRLDHAGHIAFARRFGELVVLGRRGGASPPEFPEIETTADRLELGGRYGMEHAEWLERRRHSLLRGWHCDHGARIDPPAATILRAETVPPYGGDTTWSNLAAAYAGLSAPVREFVDGLRAEHRLGVGYQARPGDDAYLRHLLDHQIASVHPLVRVHPETGERVLFVNGYYLEQIVDVSRAESRLLLEMLLEQATRPEYTVRFRWEPGSVAFWDNRATIHLAPSDNAHLGHPRVMHRVMLTGDIPAGVDGRPSEPVIGTEPGRW